Proteins from a genomic interval of Acidimicrobiales bacterium:
- a CDS encoding radical SAM protein has translation KVYGESFFSDLEAIIPNLQEVSFTGGEPFLVPEYYRIWDMIAELNPDLPCRITTNGTQWSARVERVLSTLRCEINVSIDGYTKETYESVRVGADHATVFANLERFVASCRTRGTPLSIYHCLMPQNYHELGDLLLLGDRLDVDVQVCVVQVPLECSLEAMDDWTDLRATFDRFAETVRPQLGRNGWVFDDQYKRVVEGGLLNPVLGFPRISSQVLDDAQLAAAAGWGPGDLPESTIALGSDERIAAVSPAMAALAQVPVDALVGRSLEALDEAMTAAYGERSEMHAGAGSDDMARTETTYGSSRFRSTLVARRKPDGWLTHVELVVERLD, from the coding sequence AAGGTCTACGGCGAGAGCTTCTTCAGCGATCTCGAGGCCATCATCCCGAACCTGCAGGAGGTGTCGTTCACGGGGGGTGAGCCGTTCCTGGTGCCGGAGTACTACCGGATCTGGGACATGATCGCCGAGCTCAACCCCGACCTGCCGTGTCGGATCACCACGAACGGGACGCAGTGGAGCGCCCGGGTGGAGCGGGTGCTGTCGACGCTGCGGTGCGAGATCAACGTGTCGATCGACGGCTACACGAAGGAGACCTACGAGTCGGTGCGGGTCGGGGCGGACCACGCCACCGTCTTCGCCAACCTCGAGCGCTTCGTGGCGAGCTGCCGTACGAGGGGCACGCCGCTGTCGATCTACCACTGCCTGATGCCGCAGAACTACCACGAGCTCGGGGACCTGCTCCTGCTCGGCGACCGCCTCGACGTCGACGTACAGGTCTGCGTCGTCCAGGTGCCCCTGGAGTGCAGCCTCGAGGCCATGGACGACTGGACCGACCTGCGGGCGACGTTCGATCGCTTCGCCGAGACGGTGCGCCCGCAGCTCGGTCGCAACGGCTGGGTCTTCGACGACCAGTACAAGCGGGTCGTCGAGGGTGGGCTGCTGAACCCCGTGCTGGGCTTCCCCCGGATCAGCTCGCAGGTGCTCGACGACGCGCAGCTCGCCGCCGCCGCCGGTTGGGGCCCAGGTGACCTGCCCGAGAGCACCATCGCGCTGGGGAGCGACGAGCGCATCGCCGCCGTGTCGCCGGCGATGGCGGCCCTGGCCCAGGTGCCCGTCGATGCCCTGGTGGGCCGGTCGCTCGAAGCGCTCGACGAGGCGATGACGGCCGCCTACGGCGAGCGGTCCGAGATGCACGCGGGCGCCGGGTCGGACGACATGGCGAGGACCGAGACCACCTACGGCTCGTCCCGGTTCCGCAGCACGCTCGTCGCCCGCCGGAAGCCCGACGGCTGGCTGACCCACGTCGAGCTCGTGGTCGAGCGCCTCGACTGA
- a CDS encoding MaoC family dehydratase encodes MTTYERPFGRYLEDFEVGDIYKHWPGKTITEYDDHLFCMITMNHHPVHTNAWFAEHESVHGKNLVVGNLVYSLVLGMSVPDVSGSAIANLEVESLTHKRPTYHGDTIYAETKVLDVRESSSKNDRGVVTVETKGINQRGEEVCYFRRKVMVWKRDAATPRQRPYDESIWSEG; translated from the coding sequence GTGACCACGTACGAGCGCCCCTTCGGCCGGTACCTCGAGGACTTCGAGGTCGGTGACATCTACAAGCACTGGCCCGGCAAGACCATCACCGAGTACGACGACCACCTGTTCTGCATGATCACCATGAACCACCACCCGGTGCACACCAACGCCTGGTTCGCCGAGCACGAGAGCGTCCACGGCAAGAACCTCGTCGTGGGCAACCTCGTGTACTCGCTGGTGCTCGGCATGAGCGTGCCCGACGTCAGCGGATCGGCCATCGCCAACCTCGAGGTCGAGTCCCTGACCCACAAGCGACCGACGTACCACGGCGACACCATCTACGCCGAGACCAAGGTGCTCGACGTCCGGGAGTCGAGCTCGAAGAACGACCGCGGCGTGGTCACGGTCGAGACCAAGGGCATCAACCAGCGCGGCGAGGAGGTCTGCTACTTCCGCCGCAAGGTGATGGTGTGGAAGCGCGACGCGGCGACGCCGCGGCAGCGCCCGTACGACGAGAGCATCTGGTCCGAGGGCTGA